A stretch of Lathyrus oleraceus cultivar Zhongwan6 chromosome 6, CAAS_Psat_ZW6_1.0, whole genome shotgun sequence DNA encodes these proteins:
- the LOC127096621 gene encoding MADS-box transcription factor 17 isoform X1: MGRGKVVLERIQNKINRQVTFSKRRSGLLKKAFELSVLCDAEVALIIFSSLGKLFQYSSTDLNKIIEKYRQCCFNNMSENGDLEEHESQGLYEELLMLRVKHESLAQTQRNFLGEELNTLSIKDLQNIEKQLERTLAQARKHQMQKLMTRVDELGREVHKVEEVNKQLESKEKGLSTIICDDSTDLTISNNNNIVTNLHDAQVNEFEYCQFRHQQAGSKGRATYTRIDRGQSSRNKNNGWMNI; encoded by the exons ATGGGAAGAGGGAAGGTTGTTCTTGAGAGAATACAGAACAAGATCAATCGACAAGTTACATTCTCAAAGAGAAGAAGTGGTTTGCTCAAGAAAGCATTCGAACTTTCTGTGCTTTGTGATGCTGAAGTTGCTCTTATCATCTTCTCCAGCCTTGGCAAGCTTTTTCAATACAGTTCCACTGA CTTGAACAAAATCATTGAGAAGTATCGTCAATGTTGCTTCAACAACATGTCTGAGAATGGTGACTTGGAAGAACATGAATCACAG GGCTTATACGAGGAGCTTTTGATGCTAAGAGTTAAGCATGAATCTCTTGCCCAGACTCAAAG GAATTTTTTGGGAGAAGAACTCAATACACTAAGCATAAAAGATTTGCAGAATATAGAAAAACAACTGGAGAGAACGCTTGCACAAGCTCGAAAGCACCAA ATGCAGAAACTGATGACACGAGTTGATGAATTAGGCCGAGAG GTTCACAAGGTGGAGGAGGTTAACAAACAGTTAGAATCCAAG GAAAAAGGTTTAAGCACCATTATTTGTGATGATTCTACTGATTTAACCATCTCCAACAACAACAATATCGTTACCAATTTGCATGATGCACAAGTCAATGAGTTTGAATATTG TCAGTTTCGGCACCAACAAGCTGGTTCAAAAGGACGGGCAACATATACAAGGATTGACCGAGGCCAGAGTAGTCGCAACAAGAACAATGGATGGATGAATATTTGA
- the LOC127096621 gene encoding MADS-box transcription factor 17 isoform X2, whose product MGRGKVVLERIQNKINRQVTFSKRRSGLLKKAFELSVLCDAEVALIIFSSLGKLFQYSSTDLNKIIEKYRQCCFNNMSENGDLEEHESQGLYEELLMLRVKHESLAQTQRNFLGEELNTLSIKDLQNIEKQLERTLAQARKHQMQKLMTRVDELGREVHKVEEVNKQLESKSVSAPTSWFKRTGNIYKD is encoded by the exons ATGGGAAGAGGGAAGGTTGTTCTTGAGAGAATACAGAACAAGATCAATCGACAAGTTACATTCTCAAAGAGAAGAAGTGGTTTGCTCAAGAAAGCATTCGAACTTTCTGTGCTTTGTGATGCTGAAGTTGCTCTTATCATCTTCTCCAGCCTTGGCAAGCTTTTTCAATACAGTTCCACTGA CTTGAACAAAATCATTGAGAAGTATCGTCAATGTTGCTTCAACAACATGTCTGAGAATGGTGACTTGGAAGAACATGAATCACAG GGCTTATACGAGGAGCTTTTGATGCTAAGAGTTAAGCATGAATCTCTTGCCCAGACTCAAAG GAATTTTTTGGGAGAAGAACTCAATACACTAAGCATAAAAGATTTGCAGAATATAGAAAAACAACTGGAGAGAACGCTTGCACAAGCTCGAAAGCACCAA ATGCAGAAACTGATGACACGAGTTGATGAATTAGGCCGAGAG GTTCACAAGGTGGAGGAGGTTAACAAACAGTTAGAATCCAAG TCAGTTTCGGCACCAACAAGCTGGTTCAAAAGGACGGGCAACATATACAAGGATTGA